The following are encoded in a window of Corynebacterium marinum DSM 44953 genomic DNA:
- a CDS encoding dicarboxylate/amino acid:cation symporter, with translation MNLKRLSQFLLFRVLVAVILGIIASFFFPEWLARVFATFNSLFGNFLGFFVPVLIFALITPAIAGLGRGAGKWLGATTGVAYASTVLSGLLAYAVAAGAYPWLLGGQAVDTDVSDIGEGAIAPYFQIEMPPPFEVMTALLLAFCVGLAMTAVKSDTLLSASRDLERVIMKVISAFVIPLLPLFIFGMFLTTGMNGNLTDTLVTFGKVIVLAIAMTFVFLAFQFGVAGAVAKVNPFVAFKNMLPAYATALGTSSSAATIPVTYQATLKNRVDQDVAGFVVPLCATIHLAGSMMKIVLFAFAIVHMSDLEVSPALAVGFILMLGVTMIAAPGVPGGAIMAAVGLLSSMLGFTDEQVALMIAAYIAIDSFGTAANVTGDGAIALIVDRFAKGRITHVREVEKTEPV, from the coding sequence ATGAACCTCAAGCGGCTCTCGCAATTTCTGTTGTTCCGGGTGCTGGTCGCCGTCATCCTCGGCATCATCGCCAGCTTCTTCTTCCCGGAGTGGCTGGCGCGGGTGTTCGCGACCTTCAACAGCCTGTTCGGCAACTTCCTCGGCTTTTTCGTTCCCGTCCTCATCTTCGCCCTGATCACGCCGGCCATCGCGGGCCTGGGCCGGGGCGCCGGGAAGTGGTTGGGTGCCACCACCGGCGTCGCGTACGCCTCCACGGTCCTGTCGGGCCTGCTCGCCTACGCGGTAGCGGCCGGCGCCTACCCGTGGCTGCTCGGCGGCCAGGCAGTGGACACGGACGTCTCCGACATCGGGGAAGGCGCCATCGCCCCGTACTTCCAGATCGAGATGCCCCCGCCCTTCGAGGTGATGACCGCGCTGCTGCTCGCCTTCTGCGTCGGCCTGGCCATGACCGCCGTGAAGTCGGACACCCTCCTGTCGGCGTCGCGGGACCTGGAACGCGTGATCATGAAGGTCATCAGCGCCTTCGTCATCCCGCTGCTGCCCCTGTTCATCTTCGGCATGTTCCTGACCACGGGCATGAACGGCAACCTCACCGACACCCTGGTGACCTTCGGCAAGGTGATCGTTCTGGCCATCGCGATGACGTTCGTCTTCCTGGCGTTCCAGTTCGGCGTCGCGGGTGCCGTCGCGAAGGTCAACCCCTTCGTCGCATTCAAGAACATGCTGCCCGCGTACGCCACGGCGCTGGGCACCTCGTCCTCGGCCGCGACCATCCCGGTCACCTACCAGGCCACGCTGAAGAACAGGGTCGACCAGGACGTCGCCGGCTTCGTCGTCCCGCTCTGCGCGACGATCCACCTGGCGGGCTCGATGATGAAGATCGTCCTGTTCGCCTTCGCCATCGTCCACATGTCCGACCTCGAGGTCTCCCCCGCCCTGGCCGTCGGCTTCATCCTCATGCTCGGCGTCACCATGATCGCCGCCCCGGGTGTGCCGGGCGGCGCGATCATGGCGGCCGTTGGCCTGCTGTCCTCCATGCTCGGATTCACCGACGAGCAGGTGGCCCTGATGATCGCCGCCTACATCGCCATCGACTCCTTCGGCACCGCCGCCAACGTCACCGGCGACGGCGCCATCGCACTGATCGTCGACCGCTTCGCCAAGGGCCGGATCACGCATGTGCGCGAGGTGGAGAAGACCGAGCCGGTCTAG